TATACGCCAAAAATACATATAATACACATGTACTGTTTGGTTAATTAGAGGATCCAGTGGCTTGACCCCAAGACAAAAGTcgaatccaaaaaaaaaaaaaagtcggcCCCATCATTTGGTAAGACGtccatttttattattattattattttctaccacaagacGTCAGTAGACGTTCTGCGTCAGTAGACGTCCTGCGTCAGTAGACGTTCTGCGTCAGTAGATGTCGTGCGTCACTAGACGTTCTGCGTCAGTACAACCTTCTAATGCTCGAGTAATTATAAATCACTGTATAATCAACGTCATCCACGTTCAGTTAACGTAGGGTCACCGTTTTCTGCGTTTAATGAACGTAGAAACAACATTATAAACGTTTAAACAACGTACATTCAACGTTACCAGCGATGCTTCAATGTTACATTAACGGTTGTTTGGCCCCCATTTGGGATGAGGGGTAGTTACATGgggcgacatatacatatatacagctAAAGTGGGTGGTTCAATTGACAGACTcagcaaattatatatatatatatatatatatatctttatttaAGGCATTCTTCAATTTAGTTTACATATCACTAGTTAGATATTACACAATATTctccagtttatatatatatatatatatatatatatatatatatatatatatatatatatatatatatatatatatatatatatatatatatatattgtttaattaaaacATTTCCTTTCCAATTAAAATCTATAATGTTTCGAATACTCAATGGTATTCATCATCAAatgtaaaatactgaacaaatttaattaaattaaatttaacagTTAACATAGAATCTATTCTAATAACATGATTACAttcttaaaaaaacaaaacagaaaATGACACTAGttttattaaaagaaaatgaCACTAGTTTTTTAAAAGAAAATATTAGATCTTTGAGGACTGACttacattaattttttttttcagaaattAGGAATATCACTGTTATGAAAGTTGTCATAGTTTACATGAGTCCGCTTGCGTGTGATTGCGTGTCATTGCGTGTCATTATTTTAGACTTACGGTTTACTGCATGATAATGCATATTCCCGCAGCGTCTCCATGTAACATACGTCAACTCAAAAGTGGTCTTGTCTAATCAGAGTCGTAAAACTCTTGACACGTCTAACCAATCGAGGTTGATGGTAGATGATTAGTAGTTCGAGGAAACATCAGCTTTACAATGCTTTCAGTTTTGTCTAAAGCACTGGATTATTTTGATGTTGTATTCGATAGCGTCAGATTTTCTGTGCATTCGCCATTGTTTCATGTCCTTTGGTCATTTATAAAAATCTGTATTTTTATATTTTACAGTGTCACTAAACTAGGCCTACCCAAGATTATCAGTGAACTAGGCCTACCCAAGAATATCAGTGAACTAGGCCTACCCAAGATTATCACTTTTGAAAGATTAATTATCATTGGTAATTTATTTAATGCGTTTTTAGGGTAGTTTTGatgtgtaaaaccatgttgttaaGGTCATTGATGCCATTTTCCTGTAATAAGGTCAATAATTGTCACCAGAAGTGTTTGTGATGAATATATCATGTCTGCACTTTGTGTCCCACTCATCCATGATTCATCTAAGTCAATGATGAGTAACACAGTCCCCCCTCGACTAAATAACATAAACTCTCTGACTACTGTGAGACTAAATGTTTATCACTGATATATTTACGCCATAAGAACGGGTCGCGTATTGCAGCGACGATAACCAGGTCCACGATAACCCTTCGTAGTCTCCAAACTAGAGAAGGAAACCTAGATAATAATGCCATTTGTAAGTTTCTTGTAGTGACAGGAGCCAAGACAAGCATTTCCTTGTTTCATCAGCAGACTACTCAAATGCCCGCTCGAGTAATTTTATGAAAAAAATGCCCAGAAAAGCCATTGAGGACTTTCGCCATGCTAAGCTTTCAGAAGTGACCTCTCCTTCAAGCCTTGTCGTGTTGCAGCTCCCGAGACCCGCCTCGGGAGACGCTGCCCTCTACTCGCTACCCTCTACTCGCTGCCCTCTACTCGCTGCCCTCTACTCGCTACCGAGCCAGTAGTCATGCATAAAGAGGAGGAGGTCAAGGGGTTGGACGAGACATGGGAACTCGTACAGGCAGTCTTGGCCATCCTCCTCCCCGTACTTTGCCGCCTTCTGGAACTCCGTCTCCGTCTCCTCAGCTGTACCGGACGTGAACCTGAGGAAGACGGAAGAGTCAGATATGCTTACGTCGTGAAATCTTGAAGTATACGTCTGTTATTGTTGCTATCTTTCAGACCTGATTTGTTTTTGTTTCATGGGCGGAAACTAAATATTGTTATGCAATTATATGTGGGCCTGGAACATATTTTTTGTTCCATCAAGATGGCTCTGTCTAATATATGAAGCACACAGTCTAGTGCCTAGAGTATGCAGTCTATAACGACTGGAAGAAACACTCTAATGTTTGGATCACACAGTCAGTTGCTTGGAGCACTATCTGCTGCTACTGTGTAATGCTTACACTCTCGTTGTGTAGGGTATTGTAACTGTTgagtagtaattacagagttgtgTGTGAACTACGCCAGGATGAAGTGCGTAGTTAGCAGTGGAATAGTGGGCTGGTAGGTGACTCAGCTGTGGACCACCTGCATACATATGGGccacatgtatatgtatacacaacTGCTGTGGCTGGGTTGTGGTTGTTCATGGAGTCCTGACGGTTTCCCTCATAATCACGCCAGCTCTCTGATATGTATTCAGATCACATGTCAGATCTCTAATATGTATTTCACTCACACGGGCCATCAGAGCCTCGAACCTCGAAGCACAAAAAGCAGCAGCGTTCAGCCCTACCACCTGAGCCACGAGGACCCACTGTGAGGAAGGGTCTCAGAGACACCAAACTGATATCCAACTGCAACTCTAGTCCTTCCGTGAGGCGCCACATGGGCATGAAGGTGGCAGGTAATCCACATCAGTCATATTCATCACTAACCACAATGTGGTGGATAATAACCTTTCATTCACTTGGACTATAGAAGTAATTATTGTTGTGGGAGCAAGTTCCTTCTTTCATCTCCCACTTTCCAACATAAGTCAGCAACAGAACACAAATATATGAATCAGTATCATCAGTCTATAAGATAATGAGTGATTAAAAACGTGCAGTGTTACTTACTGCGAGAGGAATCTGATGGGCCAGGCTAGGTAGCCGTATGTGTGTCGATCAGCGTAGGCCCCACAGATAGCCAGACTGGCACAGCTTCTCGTATCCACCACCTTGGGCAGTTCCAGGACTGACTCTACGACGCGATTGGTCAGAAAGGAATCCTGTAAGTACTTTGCCTCTGAGTCCTCCCTACCCCCAGGCAGCCAGGCTTTATGGGTTGCGGTGTAAACAGCCACTCCAAAGGCACCAAGCAAGAAGAGTGATATGAAAGTCAGATACGCGAAGGACTGAGTACTGAGGCCAGATGCTGTAAAGTCATTCGCTCCAGGCAGTGTGAAGGAGAAGAGGGGAATGGTGAAGGACAGACTGGCGTTGAAAGGCGTCACTTTATCATAGCTGAAAAATCTGCCTTCTTGGACATCCGTCAGAGGCCAGAACAGGTCGTTGATGGTATCGTTTATGTTCTCGGCAGCCACTGGCAGCCCGCACAACCCCGCCACCACtgataccaccgccacccaccacgccATCACGCCTGTAAAGAAGCCCAATACCACATACCGTCAGGCTCATACCTTCAGGGGTCTTGGgacgttgttgttaaagattcgctacttggaacaaacagctccaagtagcacgggctatggtgagcccgtagtgccttctaattgttgaccagaccacacactaaaagttgaagggacgacgacgtttcggtccgtcctggaccattctcaagtcgattgtgacacaatcgacttgagaatggtccaggacggaccgaaacgtcgtcgtcccttcaacttttagtgtgtggtctggtcaacatacttcagccacgttattgtgactcatcctcTGCCTTCTAATTGTTGGGAGGAGTTGTGGAGTGGACATAAACAAGGAAGTTGAACAGAAACAAAAGCATAACATTGTAAAGAAACACAATTAATGATTTACTTACTAACGAATCCTTCTCAATGAAGTTTAGGCTTTAGCCATTTCccgatttatattatttaaaattaATTGTTAGAAATACTCTTTTATTGCCCATTTATGAGTTGAATTGCCCACCTGCCCTTCGTGTATGTTAATATGTCTAAATTGCCCACCTGCCCTTCGTGTATGTTAATATGTCTAAAGATGATTTGACTATTCATCTACGGCTATAAATTTCACACTTAACCTGTTTAACTCGGATTAAATCAGAATATAATATCAAACTGAATAATTAATACGAAAAGCACAATATATTAAATATCTTAAGGAAGGtgttaattgttaaatatttagAACATCAAAGGAACGAAAATGTAAACTCCGAAATATAACGAAGCAAAAGTGTAAAATATATTAACGAAGGAAAATAATGAAGAACCGGTTAGTCCGcaggaaaagatgataaacacGGAATAGAAGACAACAATGTATCGTAATTTGCTTGTCAGCTGCTCTGAAGACGGTAGAGTACTTAAAGACTATTTCCTCACAGATATAACTGTGCAACAGTTATAACTTATAACTGTTATAACTATATCTAtagttaccagtctccgtggtgtagtggtaagacactcgcctggcgttccgcgagcgctatgtcatgggttcgtatcctggccggggaggatttactgggcgcaaatccttaactgtagcctctgtttaactcaacagtaaaatgtgtacttggttgtaacaaggattcttcgcggcggggatcgtattccagggacctggccgaaacgctacgcgtactagtggctctacaaccatgtaacaactcttgtatatatctcaaaaacaaaaaaaaaataaggctAATTTGCACGCAGGGAGCACCGGAGCGAACAGTGGCCACTAATTGGGAAAGTGGAAGGAAGAATTAGTTGTggtagtatatggagcaacaaacAATTAGTTTCTCATATTTATTCACACTTGTCTGTTTcgctcgggaatcgaacccgggcccgtgGCGTTCCTTCAGTGGCGCGAGATTTAAATCCTGCACTATCATGACAGTTATGACGTCATAGTGGCATCACACATCTGCCTACATCTTTAAAtggaaatgtctgtctgtctgtgagtTTGTCCAAAGCCGGAGGCCAGAAGCTAGAGGCTGGCCTCACCCATCATTCCTAGATCATATTGGGGTATTGGAGTGTCATTGGGCAGTCTGGGTCGGCCTCAGTGCCATTCTTTAAGAATTACCGGCTCTTATAGGGACCCCTACGAAATTTTGAAGTCTAAAATCGGGCATTCGTTATCCGTAGATTTATTATGTAATATTGAACTTTCTTAGAAATAAAGATATCATAGAGGAATGGGAGTGGAGGAATGGGGAGAAATAGAGAGATGAGAAGGGACATGTTGAAGGAGATGGAAGAAAAGGAGGAGaaaggtgggaaggggggggggggattgggagaGGGAAGGATAGGGGAAgagaggtgatatatatatatatatatatatatatatatatatatatatatatatatatatatatatatatatatatatatatgaaggatcCGATGATGTGTTAACACGAAACTCCTCaaggaatttcctgtttcattttcattTGTGATTAAACAGTCACattattcatcacgtgttaatttcttcgtgattgacgcgcacacactcacacacacacacacacatacacacacacacacacacacagggggggccatgggggcgccggtggctgtgtggatagcacgctggtcacgtaatcctgtggcccgggttcgattcccagcgccgGCGTGATACAAaaattctttcactctgatgcccctgttacctagcagtaaataggtacctgggagttagccagctgttacgggctgcttcctggtgtgtgtttgtgagtgtgtgtgggagaaaaatattagtagttagtaacagttgattgattgacagttgagaggcgggccgaaagagcaaagctcaacccccgcaaacacaactaggtgaatacaggcatCTGTTAGAACTGGACGTGGATAAGGCTTTCGGTCCTGACGAAatttcaccatgggtactgaaaaagtgtgcagaggcactttgcttgccactctccatagtgtatagtaggtcactggagacgagagacctgccagaaatatggaagactgctaatgtagtcccaatatacaaaaagggtgacagacaagaggcactgaactacaggccagtgtccttaacttgtataccatgcaaggtgatggagaagattgtgagaaaaaacttgcaacacatctggagagaagagacttcgtgacaacccatcaacatgggttcagggagggtaaatcttgcctgactggcttgatagaattctacgaccaggtgacaaagattaagcaagaaagagaacacacacacacagggggggcggggggggccatgggggcgccggtggctgtgtggatagcacgctggtcacgtaatcctgtggtccgggttcgattcccagcgccggcgtgattcaaaaaaaaaaaaaaaaaaaaaaaaaaaaaaaggatgggcgaactgcatttttttggactgtcggaaagcctttgacacagtaccccataaaaggttcatgcataagctggagaaacaggcaggagtaactggtagggcgctccagtggataagggagtacctaagcaataggaagcagagagttatagtgaggggtgagacctcagaatggcgtgaagtcac
The window above is part of the Procambarus clarkii isolate CNS0578487 chromosome 84, FALCON_Pclarkii_2.0, whole genome shotgun sequence genome. Proteins encoded here:
- the LOC138349820 gene encoding uncharacterized protein translates to MAWWVAVVSVVAGLCGLPVAAENINDTINDLFWPLTDVQEGRFFSYDKVTPFNASLSFTIPLFSFTLPGANDFTASGLSTQSFAYLTFISLFLLGAFGVAVYTATHKAWLPGGREDSEAKYLQDSFLTNRVVESVLELPKVVDTRSCASLAICGAYADRHTYGYLAWPIRFLSQFTSGTAEETETEFQKAAKYGEEDGQDCLYEFPCLVQPLDLLLFMHDYWLGSE